A single Leptospira kirschneri serovar Cynopteri str. 3522 CT DNA region contains:
- a CDS encoding ornithine carbamoyltransferase — protein MSENNVKHLISWEDWSDSEILDLLDFAIHVKKNRVNYAGHLSGRSLAMLFQKTSTRTRVSFEVAMTEMGGHGIYLDWMASNFQLSDIDLEARYLSRNVSVIMARLKKHEDLLTMKNGSQVPLINGCDNMFHPCQSLADIMTIALDKPEIPLNQIRLTYVGVHNNVVNSLIGITSALGVHLTLVTPIAEKENIHSQTVERAKSKGTLSWEENLEKAIQNADYVYTDTWLDMEFFNDPSYADKKKQRMELMMPYQINSSLLEKTNAKVMHDMPIHAGYEITREVVLGPRSIIFQQAENRLDAQKAVILKLLEA, from the coding sequence ATGTCCGAAAACAACGTAAAACATCTGATTTCCTGGGAAGATTGGTCGGATTCAGAAATCCTGGATTTACTAGACTTTGCAATTCACGTAAAAAAAAATAGAGTGAACTACGCGGGCCATCTGAGCGGACGATCCTTGGCTATGTTATTTCAAAAAACTTCTACAAGAACCAGGGTTTCTTTCGAAGTGGCTATGACAGAAATGGGAGGTCACGGAATTTATCTGGATTGGATGGCGTCTAACTTTCAACTTTCCGATATTGATTTAGAAGCAAGATACCTTTCTAGAAACGTTTCGGTCATTATGGCCCGTCTTAAAAAACACGAGGACCTTCTTACGATGAAAAACGGTTCTCAGGTTCCATTGATCAACGGCTGCGACAATATGTTTCATCCTTGCCAGTCTCTCGCAGATATTATGACGATCGCACTTGATAAACCGGAAATTCCTCTGAATCAAATCCGGCTGACTTATGTAGGAGTTCATAACAACGTAGTCAATTCTCTCATCGGAATCACTTCGGCGCTTGGAGTTCACCTTACACTAGTTACACCCATTGCAGAAAAAGAAAATATTCATTCTCAAACCGTGGAAAGAGCTAAATCCAAAGGAACTCTCTCTTGGGAAGAGAATCTAGAAAAAGCGATTCAAAACGCAGACTACGTCTATACGGACACTTGGTTGGATATGGAATTTTTTAATGATCCTTCCTATGCGGATAAAAAGAAACAAAGAATGGAACTTATGATGCCCTACCAGATCAATTCTTCTTTGTTAGAAAAAACAAACGCGAAAGTCATGCACGATATGCCCATCCATGCGGGTTACGAAATCACAAGAGAAGTTGTACTAGGTCCTAGATCTATCATTTTTCAACAGGCGGAAAATCGTTTAGACGCTCAGAAAGCAGTCATTCTAAAACTACTCGAAGCTTGA
- a CDS encoding adenylate/guanylate cyclase domain-containing protein, whose product MSDNQDVEDFKKQFVENQKGIEELNQKLHRKTREVEIIQSISAEILNTLDLGEIFERIMKVMDEVFGFKHAMILMVEEGTETLSVKASRGYEQGGVGAKVEFGQGVIGVVAKRKKIMRMVGITTQMRYAGQIGQSMGREEKQIELPGLKDAKSQIAIPLLVKDKLLGVFAVESAEMNAFKLLDEVILSVVGNQIAVAIENAAAYYTQQQLSEAYSRFVPKELLSLLSKKSILETQLADQTEGLMTVMFSDIRGFTTISEKMTPSENFQFINNYLGMIAPVIKEHNGFIDKFIGDAIMAIFPARAENAVEAALAMMKALKQFNELRQKENQDPIDIGIGIHTGHLMLGIIGHENRMEGTVIGDSVNLASRIEGLTKQFKCSIIVSEVTIASLRDPSRFTHSFLDEVTVKGKSQPIKVYKIENSV is encoded by the coding sequence GTGTCCGATAATCAAGATGTTGAGGATTTTAAGAAACAATTCGTAGAGAACCAGAAAGGAATCGAGGAACTCAATCAGAAACTTCATCGAAAGACAAGAGAAGTGGAGATCATTCAGTCCATTTCGGCCGAGATTCTCAATACTCTTGATTTGGGGGAAATTTTTGAACGAATCATGAAGGTGATGGATGAAGTTTTTGGCTTCAAACACGCTATGATTCTGATGGTGGAAGAAGGCACGGAAACTCTAAGTGTAAAGGCAAGCCGTGGATACGAACAAGGTGGTGTGGGAGCCAAAGTTGAATTCGGCCAAGGTGTAATCGGTGTGGTCGCTAAAAGAAAAAAAATCATGCGTATGGTCGGAATTACGACTCAGATGCGTTATGCGGGACAGATCGGTCAATCTATGGGAAGGGAAGAAAAACAAATCGAACTTCCCGGCTTGAAAGATGCAAAAAGTCAGATTGCAATTCCATTGCTTGTCAAAGACAAATTGCTCGGAGTTTTTGCAGTGGAAAGTGCAGAGATGAACGCTTTTAAACTTTTGGACGAAGTAATTTTAAGCGTAGTGGGAAATCAAATTGCGGTAGCTATTGAAAACGCAGCGGCGTATTACACTCAACAACAATTGTCGGAAGCTTACAGCCGATTTGTACCTAAGGAACTTCTTTCTCTTCTTAGTAAAAAATCGATTTTAGAAACTCAATTGGCCGATCAAACGGAAGGTTTGATGACTGTGATGTTTTCGGACATCCGTGGTTTTACTACAATTTCCGAAAAGATGACTCCGAGTGAAAACTTTCAGTTTATCAATAATTATTTGGGAATGATTGCTCCCGTAATTAAAGAACATAACGGTTTTATTGATAAGTTTATTGGAGATGCGATTATGGCTATCTTTCCCGCTCGTGCAGAAAACGCAGTAGAAGCGGCTTTAGCAATGATGAAAGCACTGAAACAATTCAATGAACTTAGACAGAAGGAAAATCAGGATCCGATTGATATTGGTATAGGAATTCATACGGGTCATTTGATGCTCGGAATCATAGGTCACGAAAATCGTATGGAAGGTACGGTGATCGGGGATAGTGTGAATCTTGCGTCTAGAATTGAAGGTCTTACAAAACAATTCAAATGTTCGATCATTGTGAGCGAGGTTACGATTGCTTCTTTGAGAGACCCAAGTCGTTTTACGCATTCCTTTTTAGATGAAGTTACTGTAAAAGGAAAGTCTCAACCGATTAAAGTCTATAAGATCGAAAATTCGGTATAA
- a CDS encoding pyridoxamine 5'-phosphate oxidase family protein has translation MIPEELQPCLQGIVPSIMVTCSKEGIPNATIVSQVYQVDSDHLAISNQFFGKTHKNVTENKYAIIQVLNPENLEPWLIDIYYKRTETEGELFDAMEMQLEAIASMSGMSDVFKLKAADIFEIRSVRKFTEAKES, from the coding sequence ATGATTCCAGAAGAATTACAACCTTGTTTACAAGGTATTGTTCCAAGTATCATGGTAACTTGTTCCAAAGAAGGAATTCCGAATGCCACAATCGTAAGTCAAGTGTATCAAGTAGATTCGGATCATTTGGCAATATCGAATCAATTTTTCGGTAAAACACATAAGAATGTTACGGAAAATAAATATGCGATTATCCAAGTTTTAAACCCAGAAAATCTAGAACCTTGGCTGATTGACATTTATTATAAAAGAACGGAAACTGAAGGTGAACTTTTCGATGCAATGGAGATGCAGTTAGAAGCGATTGCGTCTATGTCCGGTATGAGTGACGTATTTAAACTCAAAGCGGCAGATATTTTCGAAATACGTTCCGTTCGGAAATTTACGGAAGCTAAGGAGTCTTAA